ttttatgaagctacgaaaatactttttgtgcacaaagaaaacaaaaataatgactttattcaacaatttattcTTTTCCGTTgtccttgaatgtggtagttgtgCTGCCGTCTATgcaggatcagaaagctcttggatttcatcaaaaatatcttcatttctgttctgaagatgaacaaaagtcttatgggtttggaacgacacgagggtgagtaattaatgacagaattttcatttttgggtgaactaacccttttaACACCTTGTATGGCAAATACCTCTCTAGTGGTACAATTGTCTGTTTTATTCCATTATGAGATCTATAGAATGTATATAGTTTCCAAAGTCAAAAGGTCTAGTGATCACAAGTTTGCAAAAAGAGACAACAGTTTCATTTGAAACCACACACCATTTATTGATTCAGCACAGGTGTGTCAGTGCTGTTGTGGTTGGGCGTTTTGGAGGTAAAGGAGGACTGCAGATGGATGGATTTACAAGTCAGACGTCACTCCGTCAGGCGTTTGAAGGACTGAACCGTGGGGCAGACAGCGCCCCAGTCCACAGGTTTACGGTACTCCCCCTTCTCCAGTAGGTACTGGCGCCCCCTGTAGTTTGGGTGCTCGTAGAAGATCCAGATCCCATCTAGCACCTTACAGGAGTGGACCTCGCGTGTCCGAAAGCGCTCCACCACGGATGGACAATCCTCGGTGGACTCGTACACCTGGCCCGTGAAATCTCCCTTGTCGTAGAGTTGGATCTTGTACTCAGAACCGCTCACCTGGAGTGGAAAGAACATCTATTGAATTTCAAATATGCACTACATTATGTTTCGACTACATGTGGGCAACTTACGAAGTGGACCATCTTGCAGGAGCAGAGGCGGTCGTTCAGACCCATCCAGCGCTGGTAATCCGGATACTCGCCCCGGGTCAGAACATACTGGTAGCCCGTGAAGTTGGGCCTCTCGTAGACCACCCAGGCCCCACTCTCCACGCGGATGGAGTTACATCGGTTCAGATAGGTATGGAAGTCTGAACAGTCGCTGTCGCACTCGTACCGACGGCCCTGGAAGTTCTTGTCCTCATAGAAAATGATCTGTACAAAGGAGACGTATTTCACACTcagacattattttaatgaactACCTCTGGTTGCATcacaatattgttaaaaaaaaaacatattatgtctaaaaatctaaaatctaaaaataatataaaattataattacaaataaaaatatataaattaaacacaaTCTTGTATGTCTAACCATCTCAAAATGGCTCTATCTATCACTAATCAGTCACAAACGGCAGCCAATAAATGATCAATAATCGGAGCAGAGTGTCCTGATCACCTTCGTACTCACCCGGCCCATTCTGCAGAGGTTCGGCTGGTGGCGGTGCCTGTGGAGGGGGTAGAGTTGTGGAGCTGTGTTGGTTCAGGCCCGTCCCACTCCGGCTCTTTTATACCCAGACATCTCTCTGTAAAGAGGACATTCGCTTTGTCATGAAAACCAGATCCAAAAATTGAGTCAGTGCTTTCTAGAAAAAGAGAGGTGGATTACGGGGTATAGAGATGGCACTGAGTGCATGGGCCTGTTTAGATGTGTGTTTATTCAGCTGTGTTGGTAGGTACGCACACACCTCCACACACACTCGTATTAAAAAGTATTGGTCCAAAGAAGTGGATAACCAACTTCCTGTATGCAAAGTACTGAAATTCCAGGCTACACAATAGCTTGTAGTAtt
The sequence above is a segment of the Onychostoma macrolepis isolate SWU-2019 chromosome 22, ASM1243209v1, whole genome shotgun sequence genome. Coding sequences within it:
- the crygs1 gene encoding crystallin, gamma S1 — translated: MGRIIFYEDKNFQGRRYECDSDCSDFHTYLNRCNSIRVESGAWVVYERPNFTGYQYVLTRGEYPDYQRWMGLNDRLCSCKMVHFVSGSEYKIQLYDKGDFTGQVYESTEDCPSVVERFRTREVHSCKVLDGIWIFYEHPNYRGRQYLLEKGEYRKPVDWGAVCPTVQSFKRLTE